CTTTAAGAGCAGCAGTGGTGCTGGACGTTTTCATGCCTCTTCAGTGGTTTGTGCTGCACAGCCTTGACTCATAAAAGCTGAAATAGAAATACAAAtatgtgattaaaataaatttaaaaaaaactgtactcATTTTAATGCCAAAAATAAGGATTTGTAGTCATCATCaaggggttttgtttcctgccttgtgccctgtgttggctccagcagaccctcatgaccctgtagttaggatatagcgggttgaataatggatggatggatggatggatggatggatggatggatggatggatggatggatggatggatggatggtagtgaTAGAGGACGAGACAATTACACTGAAAACAAACCCCAAAAAAGTAATGACACCAAAAATTACAAGAATTCAAAGAATTCTAAATAGTTATGGTGTCAGGGGATGCCAAATGCAGTCATGCAGATTTCAGGTTGGAGCCTTTCTTCTCAGCTACAGGGTCTATGGAGAAGCTTTTAACAGAATCTCTTGTGGTACTGTGCCATACTTCATCATGCTGCGATTTTGAGGTGTCTGTAAGTCTTGAGGAGTTAACCTAATGTTTGTGTAGCTGTgcttacccaaaattaccaaagttcagcagctcccGTTTGTAAATGGGATCCAGCAAAAGCCTGACACGTCAAAATGATcctacagacaaaatatctttgtttttaaaaaccttagtaaaaattcaaagtaagacagttcacacaaaaaaagagaaaattgaaatagcaaaaattagaaaagttcttgtttaagagaagttctgttcaaagcttataaatcttgtttcatttctaattgttacaaaatcacttctaaatgtttctgaaccTTTTAAGAagtgtcagaaaactgtatgcctgtcCCATTTTTATGCTGTAAGTGGGTCTTCTAAGTCCCTGCTGgcactgggacctattctaaacattaactaactcaattatcacactgtatcttaatagcaagaaagttctatatTATACTAATTAACAGGGGGAACAGACTATActattgtctatgactatgaaatgaatttatattctattcaaattaagaaattggagcagagtggtggctctgaggctagggcactggcaatcggaaggttgctggttcgaatcccataaaatgccaaaagtgagTCTACtgcgttgggcccttgagcaaggcccttaacctgcaattgctccgtcctgggtatgacgttaatctgcatccagccctgcatgtgggCCCTCcgacctgcagggaaaaacctgggggttggtggcagaattggcactccggccaccatcGAAAAACctcactccatctgaactagtgtggtgctgaggtgtcacccgtcgcatggctgcacttgggtcccaatctgggatcctgagttggttcgtcatgtggtgtggtgggtgcagcaatgcgctgtatcagtgcgtgctcttaacctctctctctctcttttaagaagtgtcagaaaactgtatgccaatccAATTTCTATGCTGAAagtgggtctttcaagtccctgtgcACTGGGACCCGTTCTAAACATCAACTAACtatcacactgtatcttaattatagtaagaaagttctatctcatattaacttacaggggggaaaaaactaaaccattgtctatgactatgaaagaaatttatattctactCAAATTAAGCACAGACTAAcccaaagctttaactttctgagattggctcttacagtttgCATTTTGTCCGTACTTATACTCTTACGTTTGGCCTCATGTATTTCATTTCCTGAACTCTCCAGAGAAAATGCGAGACACAGAATTCCTGTGCTGAGGTGCGTAGCATACCAACACCTTTTCTACCACTGCCTTCAAATAACTTACCTGTAGATGGCAGTATTGAGGAGCCACTGCATCAAGTAGCTGCTTGTAAGTGACCACTTGTCTTTGTTGGTGACCCGTGAGTCCAATTTGAAAGGCGTGCAATGAGAGTGTGATGCCATGATCTATGGTGCAGAGACAGAAAGCTCCATGGCAGCTGCCAGTATGTTTTCTTACTGTTGTTGGTTTCCCCTTCTTTCCTGCAAAATAAAATTGGTAGATAGGTTTTAAACTCTGACTGCAGGCTATTGCTTGTTACAGGGGTAAAGATCGCTGCCGCCACTTTGTCATCAACCAGAACAAGAATGGACATTTCATCGTGTCTGGAGACACTGAGACACATGAGACCCTACCTGCCTTGCTCGAATTCTACAGGACAACAGCAATTGAGCCATTTGGAGAGTATCTCACAATGCCCTGCAGTCAGGTACTGTATGCAAAAGAAgcgaaaataaacaaaagataaagCAAGTACCGAGAGCAAATGAGAAAGATGAGACATTGTGATGTGGAAGCATTTTATGATAGACTTTAACTTGATATTCTGTATTATTCATTACATACATACCAGCAGTAGTCTTCATCAGAAAAAAGTAAGAAAGCAGCATATAGAAATAGACTAGGAGAAACTTTCTGTGTGGCATATTGTAATGATGATGCATTGTAGTGTCTTTCTCATTGCTCTATTTCCTTTGTTACTGTCTCCATTAGGAGTGTTCTTTAGCACTACCTCCCTGGGTGCCAAATCATCAGGCATAAATTTGCTTTGGTCTTATACATATTGGCACGAGAGCATTTAAGCATCCATTTGTCACAGTTTTAATGAAGTATTGTATTTGTAAATCTTCATAAGCACTCTGAGCCTGTCTACAGGGAGCAATGCTATTaaagaataaactgaactgaatttcttCCATGCAAAGTAGGATATCCACAAAACTGGGGGAAATATGTAGGCCTCGGTTGCATTCTCAGCAGACGTTTCCTCCTTTTCTTGTGCCCCCCTCTCCATTAAATCCCACCCAGTAAGCAAAGAGTTTAGCCTTTATTTGTGACATACCACCTTCCACTTACCAGCTTGAGCCCAGTGGGTGAAGcaaaaaatgactaaaatgtgGCCAtgtgtacagttgtggccaacaTTATTGGCACCCTTGCATAACTGGAAATATGGCAACTGTATATCATAGTAATATGGCGATAGTATGTTCAAAGGCATACAACAACAGATAATGTCTGTGAATTTCTGAGAAAAGAAAGATCTGATTATTGGCACCCTTCACTGACATTTCATTGCACAACCCTTGGCAGTGCAGACAGCCTCCAAACGTTTCACTCTACAGCTGTGATTTGTTCCAACTCATTCGTGTTTCATGGGATTCCTTTCACCAAAGGCGGTTTTCAGCTTTTTCCAAAGGTTCTCGATTCGACTAAGATCAGGACTCATCATTGGCCAGTTTAAAAcagttcatttttgcatttttattcattcttttgtaCTTTTGGGTATATGTCTTGGCCCATTGTCCTGCTGGAGATCTCATGATCTCATGACCCAGACATTGCTTTCGGACACTAGGTAGtgcatttttcttcaaaatgCTTCAGTAAGCCTCTGGCTTCATGCTTCCTTTAATATGTTCAAGGTCTCACACTACATTATGAAACCTCCACCATATTTAACTGTTAGAAGAGTGTTCTTTTCCTTTTAGGCTTCATTTCTTTGCCTACAAATGCATTATTTGTCATAGTGGGGTCTGTgggtgaccctattttccccttttcatACTCTTTATTATGTCCCATACACTTACCACACTGTCAGATACTGTAGTTCATCAGTTCCTCTGACTTTTCCTTTTACTTCTACAACCTCAATTTGAGTAAAAGAACACACAGGAGAAagagttacacatttaattatgtgttATAAGAAATATTCCAAAACTGTAAGGAAGCAAAGTGTGTTGTGTTGGTTCCAAACAAAGACTATGTGATATTGCTAAATGTGTGGTTTCAAGTGGCACAAAGGCTTATAGTTACATTAAAGTCTTTCTGGTTAGTTCATTTCTAGTCAGCTCTCTTCAGGATGGAAAATGGTAGAAAGAGCATGCCATTGCAAGCCAGTTAATGTCCCTCTGCCacttcagacacacacacacacactcacatttcATGGACACTTCCTGGATCATTCACCAATGAAACAGGTCAGGCACAAACCATTTTTCAAGTCCAActttgttcctgtttcaaacaaaaacaagaaagaaaggacgCAATTAAGTCATAACATTAGGCCATCTTTGGTCAATTATTATCGATGAAACTCTGAAGGCAGAGAAAAAACTGGTTTGTCCAGCTTCCTTGCCTTTTAACCATTATACAAGTATAAAACTAATTTAACAAATACAAACATAGTAAATATTTATCAACCTCTATgctagatattattattattattattattattattattattattattattttacactcCACCACAGTCTGCATTGCCAAAGAGCTCCATTTTGGTTTGATCTGTCCACAGAACATTTTCCTAGAAGTGTTGTGGTTTCTCAAGGTGGATTTGGGCCTTTTTATGTCCATCGTTGAGCAGTGGGGTTCTCTATGgcctaaaacaaacccaagacaaaGAAGttgaaattaatatatatatatatatatatatatatatatatatatatatatatatatatatattttttaaaaaccacgcttaaattactttaaaaagtgtactaaaaagtaaaaaataaatctctcatacatcactcgtaaaattaaaagtgtgtgcactttttcattaatcaacattcataaaacacttcttaaaatcttagcaaaagcgcccacgcttttattttatgagtgatgtatgacagacttattttttactttttagtacacgttttaacttaatataagcatggtttttaaaaagtattttccatccattcattatccaacccactatatcctaagtacagggtcacgggggtctgctaaagccaatccaagccaacacagggcgcaaggcaagaaccaaaccctgggcaggacgccagcccaccgcagggtgtgcacacacacacgtacacacacacccaGATCAGAATAAATGATGATACAGCAAACAagttaaccatccatccatccattatctaacccattatatactaacacagggtcacaggggtctactggagccaatcccagccaacacagggcgcaaggcaagaacaaatcccgggcaaggtgccagcccaccgcagggcacaaacacacccacacaccaagcaaacaccaagcacacaccaagcacacactagggacaatttaagattgccaatgcacctaacctgcatgtctttggactgtgggaggaaaccggagtacccagaggaaacccacgcagacacggggagaacatgcaaactccacgcagggaggacccgggatgctaacccaggtctcctaactgcgaggcagcagcgctaccaatgcaccaccatgccgcccaaaaagtatttttttatatatattttcaacaGATCACACTGACATCTGTAGACTCCTTGGGTCCTTTTCCATTTTCCCACCATGTCCTGGGAGGTTTTTGACAGTTCCCTGAGCAGTAAAATTATAGTCACAGGTCTTTGGAGATGGCCATGTACCCTTTTCATCTATTTTGTATTCTGGTATTTGGTGCTAATGGCTTTTCATGCAGCTGTATTCTCTTCACTATTGTGAAAAAGGAACAAAGAGTTGGCgtttttcttaaaaatgaaagCCATCACTCATTGGTTAATTCATGTCATGTGAGTACTGACAGTTGCTCACAGGTGAGTGCAGCTTTACTGTAACATGAATGTAGTTCTTTTGTAAGGGTGCCAATAATCATGgccaggtatttttttttcttaaaaattattaCATGTAAGTTGCAGAGACATTTTTATGCTTTATACCTTTTAACATACtattaaaatttgattatttAAAGTTGGCATTTTTCCTGTCTCCTGGggtaccacaaacaaaatacaagggCCATAGCAGAATACTTCTGCTCATAGAAACATAGAATTTACAAGCTGAATAACTAAAGAAAGGAAAGTCAAAGAACAATATGTTATATGAAAGAATAGAAAACAGGAACCAAGAAGCACGGAGGATTggtaaacaacactgaaaacATTAACTACATAAGAAATTAACATAAGCCAAGGCAATAAGTCTGGCTGAACCGTAAGAGGTGATTTCTGAAATGATGTCAGTCGTGCttctctttttgtgttttcttacagCAGAATGCAGAGACTGCATTAGTGACTGACCTGAGGAGTTTTATAATCAGTCCCATTAAGACCCTCACAACATTCACGTGGCTACCAATATGAAGATGTATTTTTTCACCATATGGTCTGAGCACCAAGAACAGAATTTATGCCGTAGCTAAGTCACTTAAATGAgtttatgtaacattttattgAGTTCTAGAATTGGATGGGAAGAGTCTATAAACtgctatcttcaggtctctccacacgttTTATTAGGTTTAAGTCTGTGCTTTTtctgggccacacaaggacagagagagacatCTCCTGAAGCCAGTCCAGTGTTGTTTTGGCTGTCTGTTTGGGTCATTGTTGTACTTAATGGTGAACCGTTGCTCCAGTCTCTGTTTTTGTACactatggagcaggttttctctgtttctgtatttGGCTGAATTAACtgttccctcaattctgaccaggcTTCCTGTTCCTGCCACTTAGAAGCACCtctatagcatgatgctgccaccaccatgcttaatTGTAGGGATGGTGTTAGACAggcgatgagcagtgcctggtcttcactagTCTTAGTACTTAgattctgcccaaagagttaactttttgattttttagaCAAAGTCAAAGTCCAAGTGGCTTGTCAtctgccttttactcaagagtgacttCCATCTAGCCTCTCTGCTATaatgagatggtcatccttccagtaagttctcccatctcagcagagttCTTCTcaaactctgttagagtgaccattgggtttttggtcaactccctgaccaaggcccttcttgcctacCTATATTTACACAGTTTAGCCAAATAACCAACTCCAGCAAGATTCctgatggttccaaacttcttgcaTTGCATATTATTGATGCCACTGTGGTCCTGGGAACACTtgaaggtttaaaaatattttttaaaatattattataaatttaattagaaatattaaatatcaaaaatatttaaaaatatttttatacccTTTTCCTGATGTATGCATCACCACATTTCtgtcatggaggtctacagagggtTCCTTGAACTTTATGGCTTGCTCTTTGTCATCATACGTAGTGTGAATTATAGGACTTTATATATaaaggtgtgtgtctttccaaatgatGTCCAAACAAGTTctcgacacatctcaaggataattaaagcaaacaggatgcacttaaGCACAATCTGGAGTACCACAGCAAAGCATCTGAATACTTATAGGAATGAAAGATTCCAGTTCtggttttttaatacatttgcacacATTTCTAAAGCCATGGTTCCACTATGTCCACTAAGGGTTATTTAGTGTAGACTGATGTGAAAAAATGGAACATGTATCCATTTCACAAATAaacctacaatacaataaattgtgcagaaaggaaggggtctgaatccactgtagatggTGCTAAACTTACTTCTTGTACTCACCTTATCATGTCCCTAATCTAAGAAAGTCCTAACACTTCTTTTCTTAGGGTGCCAATACTACACACTCCAGTATCTCAGTTTGACTAAAATATCACTCTGCATTGTTTGCCCACTGATTGATTTTACCGCCACTGCTGCCTCCATGCCAGTGTTATAAAAGACACAACTGCTAGTATGGGAACACTTACTGTATTCTGATGGtgtgcttagatagatagatagatagatagatagatagatagatagatagatagatagatagatagatagatagatagatagatagatagatagatagatagatagatagatagatagatagatagatagatagatagatagatactttattgtcattgtcacttttacaaagcaacaacgaaattgaaggtgcagtcgactcagtgtgaagcataagagttaaaaagacaagaagagagaaaataataacaaaccgaatagtaataaaagtactttacaaaatatacaaattgcactggttaaatgtacaaattgtactggttaaatgtacaaattgcactggttgacttaagatCTATATTGCaaattgggagaatgatatggaacagttttattctgagttcagggccatgattgcttttggataaaagttgtttttaaggcggtttcacctggttttcattgctctgtatctcttgtccgatggcaaaagctggaagaggtaatgaccgggatgtgatgaatcctgtgaaatgtctattgtttTTTTGAGACATCAGAAGGTGTAGATTTCTTCCAGAGTGGTGagggtacagccaattgttctctctgctgtcctgacgaccctgtggagcgctttcctttctgaggaagtgcagctaccgtaccacacacacagtccgtacgtgagcacactctcgatggaacagtgataaaaggcaaggagcacaTCATCATTGGACTGTGCAAAAAGAGGAGAACCGGTGACAAAGAGTTTCAAAGCCCATTTTACATGGGTCTGTGACAGGTTGCTTTGTTATAATACTTGATTTGATCCAGTTATccaaatctgatttataaaatcaATCTGAAAATTAACAGGGAGGCTGTGTCGAAATCTTGTTTCTTCTGTAAAGCGCACCATGATTCGGGTAGGAGTGGATGGGGCTTAGGAGCTGACCATTTTTTTATTTCCCGAACAATTTTCAACTTCAGATTggctaaacattttttattcaaaTCCCTAATGGCCAATGGCTTCATCGACATTCATGCCTCAAGGGAATCCATTCCCATTCCTTTTCAGGCTGTCTCATTGTTGATAAAGGTGTTTTCTTGGGTTTTTAGTTGTCAACATTGATGGGTGGGACATACATGGCACAAGGAAATTACATAAACCTGAGATGAATTGTCACCAAACTTCTAAGCCATTCCCTGTAAATGTGGAACACAAGGTTCATTTAAGAGAGAGagtaggttgggagcatgtgccaatagcacattgccgcacctaccacacgacataccacctggattgggtcctgagtgcagcgggtgacacctcagcaccatactggaacagtgtgaggtttgttacagaggctggagtgccaatcctgccaccaacccccaggttttccctgtaaattggatgACCTGATTGCAGGGTTGGACGCAACTTAACATCATGCCCAgcacaaagcaattgcaggttaagggccttgcataagggcccaatggagctgagtcacttctggcatttatgggattcaaacctgcAACCTTCTGATTGTCAGCACAGATCCCTGGCATCAGAGCACCACACTTCATTTAAGGCAGCAACAAAAAGTATATACAAAATTATAATTGCTTTTgcatcatcatcttctttttgtctttgtCAACAGACCTCTGACAGCGAGATCTATGATGAAATTAATCATCGAGAGAGTAAAAAAGCCATTGTCAGCGTAAAAGCAGCAAGAGACTTGTGGAAAGAGAAATCTGACATAGCTCCTATTGGTAAAGtagaaaaggaaatttcagataAAAAGAGTGTTGATATCAGGCCTCCAGCCTTGCCCCCAAAGTACAGCAGAGTACCTCAGAATCTGACATCAGGGTCATCACAAGATGCTATGGACCCAACATCTCAGGTAAGACTTGGGTTACAGCTTTCTATACTGTGTAACACTGAGAATCTGAATTTAAAGATACACAGCAGGGGACACTGTTTgatatgaaaacacatttttgagaACCCTGTGAAAAAGCTGGGAAACAGCGGTGTCAATAAACACAACACACTCTGGAAGAAAAGTGCAAATATTTCAGTGAAGGTTTAGTTCACATGATTTGTTAAAATGATCATTATTCTTCATTCAAACTCTGTTAAGTTTAAATTGAGCATATTAGATTTGAAAACAACACATAGGTTATTATAAGCCAACTGGCAGCCTCTCAACATGTGTGACCTACTGGCCCAAAAGAAGTCACTGATCCAGAAATCTCATCCCTCCTACTGACCTGTGCGTCTTTTTTCCACAGGACCATGGAAAAGAAGCAGTTCCTTCTCAGAGTAAGCATGATCCACCTTTTAAGAACCTCCCTGGACAATCATCTTTTGAAAGAAGAGCACTACCTCAGCCTACTCCAGCCACTCAAATGGAGCCATCTTCTCAGACTATTACCCGTCCACAGCCCCAAATAAACACAAGAGATGGCAATAAAGAGTATACAGAAGAGAAGCCATGTGAATCTCCATTGAAGAGCGTTACCTACTCTATGACTAACATGAGCACCAGAGTCACTGGTACAATCTATTCTGAACTGAACTTGGCGGAGCGTCGAAGCCAGTCTCTGACACTAAAGGATGACAATCTGATTGAGCCACCAAACCTCAAGCTCAACACACCTCCAGGTACGTCCCTAAAAGCAGTCACAAAGATGCCACCAGAAGAAGCAGCACCTTCGAATTTTTACTCAGCCCTGAAGCCCACACCTCACTCATCCCTCGACTATGATGTCAACCGAGAGGTGCCGCCAGCTTGGCAAGACCATGAAGAGAACTGCTATGAGCATGTACCTTCAAGAGCCCTATGGCCCCAGAAAAAATGCCACTGGGAGGTCCCAAGACCACAGATGCCACAACCTCAGCTGGATAATACATATGATCAAGTTCCAGTACAGGTCCAGCCAAACAGGATCTTCAGTGAAAATACCTATGAATTGATCAAAGACTCATCAGTCAACAAGCATCCAAATGGGGCTTCTACAAATATGGAACACCCTGGAGCGCAGAAGGTAAGTTCTTGGCATAAGCTACTAAAAAACGAAAATGAGTTACTTGTCACAAAGAGTGACAAGGCCTATAAGGTGATAGGTTCAAGCACAATGCTGGACATGACTTTGCATCACTTAATCTCAAAGCTTATGATGCTGCACTACTCCTGCACTTTGCTTTATTGCCATATATACTGatggaaaaagtaaaagcaacatTTTCTGGAATGAGGAAGTTATGGTTACAATTTGATGTACTTTCACAAACAGTTGTCAATTTGCTTTAGCTCTCTGACCAACAATATAGATTGTGCAGTGAGGCATTGCACCCCTTTTAATCAGAACAAAAATAACAGCATTTTGGGACCAACCACAAGCAAGAAAATGAAGTGACTTCAGTCAACCTTCAAATAGATATTAAGTTAACAAAAGAGTTGGAGCTCTGTCCTCCTCAAATGCCTGTCAATATGTGACGCCACCTTCCAGGAGTGACTCTGTTTTATGGTGTCTGCACCTAAAGAGGCATTGCCTCCTCAGGTCGCTGTGAGTGGGGGCTAGGTGTCCTGCCTTTGCTGCTTTTTGATGCTATGGGGAAAGGAGATGCTACTGCTAGCACCCTCTTGCCCCAAGATGCAACTGCTTACCTCTTCAGAGCTGAAGAGGTGGTCCTCAGGAGCATATGTGTAACATCAGTTTATTTTGGTATCGCACTCTTCACTGACTGTAGGCACAAAGCGATGTGACAAGTTCTCAgttaaaatgcaaatgaaaacttTACTAATCACACAATGAATACACAAAGACACAAAGTAGCTTGAAACAGATTAACATAAATGAAGCCCAGCACTATGGTCAGTTGATATCAGgggagatgaaaacaaaaaatccagtcagcagcatccttgGAGGAAAGAATCTATTGGGAGGTCCACAGtcaaatataaataacattaaagacaaagtcagacacagtctcTTGCGACTGCAGCCACCTTCCCCATCTTGGTCATTCCATAGCAGAGTTAGTGCTGAGCCATCTAATCTAATAGCAGAATCTTCCTATCCGATGATGTCAATGCTCCCAGTTATCAGAGATGATTTTTCCGTGGACAACAGAGCAGCTTGGCAGTAGATCAAtgtcaccaagtgccacatcaggATACcaagaagcaaaataaaatatagaGAGTAAAATAGAATATTACTTATACAAATTATGAACAAACACAGATGGAATATGCACCACTgattagcagctctagtcagggtattccagactaaagttgtgagtcttcagcctgaatttAAAATCTGAGACTGAAGAGACCTCTCTTATCTATTTTTCTACAACTTTAGGC
The Erpetoichthys calabaricus chromosome 17, fErpCal1.3, whole genome shotgun sequence genome window above contains:
- the sh2d7 gene encoding hematopoietic SH2 domain-containing protein homolog, which gives rise to MERSEPFGDTENASANSTLKELALKWFMETQAPLILHNGSLPEWFRGSISRKQAEDQLKDKLLGNFIIRLSDRTIGYILSYKGKDRCRHFVINQNKNGHFIVSGDTETHETLPALLEFYRTTAIEPFGEYLTMPCSQTSDSEIYDEINHRESKKAIVSVKAARDLWKEKSDIAPIGKVEKEISDKKSVDIRPPALPPKYSRVPQNLTSGSSQDAMDPTSQDHGKEAVPSQSKHDPPFKNLPGQSSFERRALPQPTPATQMEPSSQTITRPQPQINTRDGNKEYTEEKPCESPLKSVTYSMTNMSTRVTGTIYSELNLAERRSQSLTLKDDNLIEPPNLKLNTPPGTSLKAVTKMPPEEAAPSNFYSALKPTPHSSLDYDVNREVPPAWQDHEENCYEHVPSRALWPQKKCHWEVPRPQMPQPQLDNTYDQVPVQVQPNRIFSENTYELIKDSSVNKHPNGASTNMEHPGAQKKDKLRRFFPDRKNKS